The genomic window CGTGGCCCGCAGCTTCGCGCGCCGCTGGGCCTTGGCCATCCACTTCTGCAGCACCTTCGCCGTCACCGGCGCGCCGGCGTCCGTGTACAGCACGCGGTCGCCGATCAGGTGCCGGTGCCGCGCCAGCGCCGCGCGCAAGCGCGCGGTCATCGGCACCACCCGGCACTCCATCCCCTTGGTCGCCGTCACCTTGCCCTTCCACTCCGAGCGCTCGACCGAGATCAGCCCGCGCCGCACATCGCAGTCCGCCTGCTCGAGCGCGATGATCTCGCCGCGCCGCAGCCCGGCGTCGCCGCCGAGCAGCACCACGATCTCGATCCGCGGGTCGAGCGCGCGCGCCGCCTCGATCAGCCACTCGTACTGATCGAAGTCGTAGAACTTCGGCACGCCCTTTTGCACCTTGAGCAGCCGGATCTGCACCGGCATCGCGTCGATCACGCCCCACTCCACCGCGCACTTGAGCGTCTGGTTCAGGACCGTGAGCACGTTGTTGACCGTGTTCGGCGCCTTGCCCGCCATCTTCGCCTTCAGGCGCGCCACGTCCTCCTGCACGAATTCGTCGAGCTTCTTGCGGCCGTGGATCGGCAACAAGTAGTTGCGAAACGCCGCCTCTTTCGTCTCGATCCCCGCCGGCTTGTGCTGGTTGGCCACGCAGTGGTTCACCATGAATCGCGGCTTGAACTCCGCGAGCGTCGGCACCTCCTTTCTCGGCTTCGCCAACCCGTGGAGCGCGAGGTGGCGCTCGCGCGCCTCCCCCCAGCGCCGCGCCGCCGACCGCGACGACACCGGCGCCCTCCGGCGCTCCCGGTGCCGCTTGCCGTCCGGCAACATGACCCTGATGTCCACTTCGAACCCGCCTCGCTTGTACTTTCTGACTCGTACAGTCATCGCCATCACTCCTGTGGCGAGACCGCACGCCTTTTCTCGAGCCATTCTACCAAGCGAGCGCGATCGAACAGCACGCGGCGGCGAATGCGCACGACTCCCGGGATCTGCCCACGCTCGACCATCGCGTAGACCGCCTTGCGCGACGTGCGCAGCCAATCGGCCACCTCCGCGGCCGTGGCCAGGGCCGGCAGCGTGGGGTGCTCGACGTGACCGCGGGCCATGTTCCACCCCTAGCCGGTCACACCGGCCCAAGTCGACGGAAACAAGCGCGCGCGGATCTAGCGCGATTCCGCGATGGCGGCTCTCCGCTTGCGCCAGCGATCCCGCACCAGCCGAACATCCGCGCGATCGAAGCCGCCGACGAACGCCAAGTCGCTCAGATCGTCGACCGTGGGTTCGCCGAGCCCCGCGACCGCATAGTGGTTGCGCACGCCCTCGTAAAACGCTCGAAACACGCGATCAGGCGTACGACGCGGCGGCCGAGCAGGCTCCGCGCCGGCCAACTTCGTCGCGATGGAGCACACCAGCTCGAGGAACTCCCCTGTCATAAAATCCTCGGTCACGTCCACCTCGGGCGCGCACCCCACCATCGTCAGCGCGACCGCCCGGAACTCCGCCGCGATCTCGTTGAAGGATGGGCAGTCATCGCCAGCTGACAGCGCCCGTGCCAGCTCCCGCCGCGCCCGAAGAACGCTGTCCAGAACCGGCAGCGGCGGCTCGCGCAACAGCTGCTGCAAGAAGTCGTCGTCGAAAAAGAACGACAGGCGAGGCGATACGTCCGCCGGGCGGCCGTACACCGCCAGATGGACCCGCTGGAGCACCACGACACCCTTGATCCACGGCTCGAGCGGCGGCGCCGCCTCGACGCCCCCTCCCTTGATCGCAGCCTGTGCAGCCCGCGGTGCAAACGACTGGAACCACACCTCGATCGCCGGCGGTGCAGCGACGACCAGACCCGCCAGCGAATCGATGAACGGATCGCGCCCCGGGTGGCGCTCGCGATACGCCGCCGCCACCTGCTCATGGATGCCCATCCCGTCGACCTTGAGGAACATGCCGGTTCGCATCAAGTGGTGATTCCGCTGTGCCGAACACAGGCATAGATATTTCGCGCCGTTGGCACCGTGGAAACAAGTCCCGCCGCCCCAGACTTGTTTCCGCTCGCTCGCACCGAGCGAACGGTTACATCCGAACGATGCGCCGCTGCCAATTCTGCGATCGCTGGTTTCGCAACAAGCAGGCCGTCCGAGCGCACCTGCGTTTCTGCGCGCCGTACCTGCAGGCCCGCGCGGACGGCACCAGCCCCACCCCCGCGCGCCTGGTGGAGCGAACGTACTACCGCTGCGCCGGCTGCGCCGACTTCGTCGCCGACCGCGAGGACGTGCATGCCCTCTACCGCGGCCGCTGCCCCAAATGCGGGTACAGGGAGTGGACGGACATGGGCACACACTGGGTGCCTGATAGTGCCTAATGTGGAACGTGCGCTCACCCTCGCTTCCCGAGAC from Deltaproteobacteria bacterium includes these protein-coding regions:
- a CDS encoding site-specific integrase, which encodes MTVRVRKYKRGGFEVDIRVMLPDGKRHRERRRAPVSSRSAARRWGEARERHLALHGLAKPRKEVPTLAEFKPRFMVNHCVANQHKPAGIETKEAAFRNYLLPIHGRKKLDEFVQEDVARLKAKMAGKAPNTVNNVLTVLNQTLKCAVEWGVIDAMPVQIRLLKVQKGVPKFYDFDQYEWLIEAARALDPRIEIVVLLGGDAGLRRGEIIALEQADCDVRRGLISVERSEWKGKVTATKGMECRVVPMTARLRAALARHRHLIGDRVLYTDAGAPVTAKVLQKWMAKAQRRAKLRATGGMHLLRHTFCSHLAMRGAPALSIQRLAGHKNLQTTLRYMHLSPGETERAIRLLEGADRRSDRGDIWETDTSAIEMWRYHR
- a CDS encoding DNA-binding protein, with product MARGHVEHPTLPALATAAEVADWLRTSRKAVYAMVERGQIPGVVRIRRRVLFDRARLVEWLEKRRAVSPQE